A window of Pyrus communis chromosome 3, drPyrComm1.1, whole genome shotgun sequence genomic DNA:
aataaaagagctCATTGATCTCATAAATATAAACCTAAGTAcatttagaaatagttgagaaattaaaactaaaagtccAGAAAATTCAATTAGTACATAAAAAGTTAATTGAACAACTCTTAGGTTATTTGTTTGATCACTGATTCTTGAACCAATAGAAAATATATTCAAACTTTACATGAAATTAGTAAATTAGATAAAGAACAAGTTGGTTTAACAAATTTTGCATCATAAGtagctaaaaaaattatttcaatttaGACAAATAATTTAGTTATCCAGTTAGTATTAAATTTAGCATAAAAATTAGATCGAGTTGATGAACAAATAGTAAAAATTATTAAAGTTTTACATAACACATTTTCTTCATTACCACTGTCTTTAgtacaaaaattagaaaatccAACATTGCACAAATAACCATATTAGAAGACGTAAGATTAACCTTTTTGATAAATAGAAAATGAAACTTTtcaggagaaaaggaaaagacatAGTGAGAGCAAAAAATATTTATCCTAATGAGGAAGAAGTacaataatttattagataTTTATATGGCAAAAATAAAACGACTGATGGGAGAAAGAATTTCGACAAATTGTTAACCCCAACACTTGGAGCTGCTGGAAGAACAATGCATTTCCTAAGacactttttttctttgagATGCTTTGAGTCTAGTTCTTgctataaaatgttgacgtggtttaaccgtgaccacacattACAGGAGGACATGaggagagtatggaaatgggagggcagacaatccatctCCCACCAAgacttcattttcttctttacgGTACAAGCCCGAGATAACTTTCTAACAAATgcgaaatttttcaatgtgtcagGAATACGATCCGGTATCttaaatgtcataatacaaatagtaatataattgaatttttttcaaccacttgtattataacacatggtgtaccaAACCTTGTTGCTAGCAAAGTCCCCAACAATGGCGGGTAGGCTAGTTTGCTACGGCAGTCTGCAAGTTCGAAACCTCATTCTGTGAATTAACTTCAAGTAATTTACATTGTCCTcttgttaaaaaacaaaataaataaataaataaataaaataattgtccAAGTCAGTGGCATATCCTGTAAATATGACAGACTTGCAGGGTCGTTTTCCTAACCGGTCATCCTCCTCAACCTCAAACTCCCACCTCCTTTTCTACAGCTTTCagataaaattttgttgttgtgttttttaatataaaaaattcaaggaaatcaaaattagggtttggattTCCCCAATTAAGTTCCATTGCTTTCAATCAACTCATAATTTGCGCGTGATACGACTCGTTTTGAATTTTGGGTTCTGGGTTAAATATTTTTCGTATCAGAAATGGCAGAATCTGATCACCAGAATTCAATGTACAGCACCGGAGGAGGAGTGACACAGAGTAACCAAGTTGACGACCAAGACGACGACGTTGAAGAGCCCATTGACAACCCTAACATACGCTTCGAAGATAGCACCGCCATTCCTCCAAATCAACTCTACCTTCCCAGCTCCGAATACCCTCCGCCGCCCGCCGCAAACGGTGCCTCTGATCAGCTTACTCTGTCCTTCCAGGGCGAAGTTTATGTCTTCGACGCTGTTTCGCCCGATAAGGTAAGGTTTAGTGCTCAACTTGTCCAGTTTGGCATTCCTGAAAtgtcttccttcttcttctctgaaagtttgatttttgaTCAACTTGTGAGAAAGGGTTGCATAAGGAGCTTGAGCTTTTGTGGTTCTCTTTCACAGGTGCAGGCGGTACTGCTACTTTTGGGTGGATATGAAATCCCTTCTGGCATTCCTTCCATGGGGCCGGTTCCTCTTAACCAGCAAGTACGTAATTTTAGATATGTATAAATCATGACAAGTTTCTCGAAATCGTAGTTTTTCGGTTGGTTTTaacttttacttttcttttcacTTTGCTGCTGTAATGACTTTTCTTCCAGGGTATGAATGACTTACCTGCAAAGCCAATTCAACCGCAGAGAGCTGCATCTTTAAGTCGGTTTCGCGAGAAGAGAAAAGAACGTTGTTTTGATAAGAAAATCCGTTACACCGTCCGGAAAGAAGTTGCACTAAGGTATGGCAAGATCATTACTTGTTTAATCATTTTCTTTAACTTTTCGTAATTGAAAATTGTTTCTCCTTCCTCTCACACAGACACTCTGTCTCCTTCGGAAATGTATATCATGTTTTTTAACGCTGTTTACCACCACAGCTTCTGATAATAtagttgtttttattttatgagaCAAAATATATACTGAAGAATGAGAATTGGTATAATATGTAAATTGCGGTCATTAGTGTTCGTATGGTCTTGATGTTGGTATGCTCATCATCAAGCAATCTGTACTATTTTAAAGAATAGTAAGATGTCTTCCTATGAGGAATTTTTGTTGTATAGATTCATGTACATATATATCTTTTAATATTCAACTATTCATATTATTTTCAGTTTGCTAAATTGCAGAGAGAAAAAAGACATTCCTAAAATTAATGTAGAACGACCCTCGAGTCTGAAAATAAAACGTAAGATGATAATTCCCAAAACTCAGAAGAAACTGAAGCCTAAACGATCACAACCTTACTTCATCTGAGGAAACGTCGACCACTTCtctataattttcaaaacttattATGTTTCTCCTCCAACCCAAACTAGGCCAACACTGCACGGTTCCATGTAACcgtttctttttttcctccccCCAAAGAGTTAAGTATCTCCCAGGAAGTAGATACACGATCAGCTGGAATTACCACCTCAGCCCTCCGCTAAACACAACTTCATCCACAATCTAAAGCAATAGGACAGTGAGGAAATAATCCTCCCTTCTTTTTCATGTTGTCTTTACTTATTGAATAGTAAAGATTTTTTTAGACATTTTGATAACCTCATGTGAGGACAATTACCATAAGCTCGTAGCGCATAAGAATCTGTGTGCAAAAGACTGGTTGGATGGTAGATATTTTGtatatgatttttttctttctttcctcagttgagtacttttaaaatgaaatgTAAAGGTTATCTCATTCAATAGCACAGTGCAAATGACATGgatatgaaatgaaaatgaaggtCATGATTTATGTAGTTATCATAGACCTGATAGACAACTTAAGGCAAATATTAATGGAAAACCACTTGTCCCTTACTCCTGTGCCTTTTTCTTTAATGAATTGACGTTTGTGTTATTTCAGAGTCCTTTTTGTCCTAGCCAACTTTAAATATATGGTGTGTACATATTTCAGAATGCAGCGTAAAAAGGGTCAATTTACATCGTCCAAGGCTAGTTCCGATGATGGAGGCCCTGCTTCATCAACACAGGCCTCTGGTCAAGATGAAAGCATGCGGGAAACTTCGTGAGTGTCATTCATTATTCTCATATTGCTGATTATGTTTTTAGTacaattagatttttatttttgttgtactCTAATTGTGTATTTGTTATTTCAAGACAAATACTAAAATCCTCTGTGTTCTGAAAAATAATGATTAATGCCTTTTCAGGTGCACACACTGTGGGATAAGCTCAAAGTCAACTCCAATGATGCGTCGTGGCCCAGCAGGTCCAAGGACTCTATGTAATGCATGTGGGCTGAAATGGGCCAACAAGGTTTGtaggatttataaatccttaGTTATTATTGTCTTTTAATCCTCTTTACTATGTATGCATATTTAAAAAGTTATATATGAGTGCAAATTAGACATTATATTGTTTGCGTTGTCATAACTGCCTTATGGAATATTCAGACGCGTAAATGAGAGAGAACAGATCCATCTAATTATAAGAGACAACATACTTATAGCCACACAAGAAACATCAAGTAATGAATGCACAATAAGAAATTGATTCTTTACGTGATCTCCACTTCTGCATTCTTTTGTTTCACTTACCtacttaaagtgttttgagAGGTTGGGGTTAAATTCTAATTTCTTCTTAACTGCTTATGTCATTTTTCCTCTGTGTAACAAGTGTCCTTAGAGCATCTTAAAGCATTTCAGTCATTTATATCAATCCTAAGAACTTCCTGTTGGGGACCTTAGCAGAGAACAACTCTTTGGTCTACAAGTTCTTAGTTGAAAAAAGTGACCATTTctattcctttacattttattccACGGTTGTGACAAACACCTGCAGTGGGAATGTTttcctttgaaaaaaaagaaacttttATTAATCGCAACCTTTACACCAATGTAGTGGACAATGTGTCCAAGGTCagaacaaaacaaatttttgtcAGCTTGCAAAATTTCAGTcctgaaataaaagaaaatagctGGCTGGCAAGTTACCAATAATCGGAGAGACTTTAATTGTTATATACTGAAATGAAAAGCTTAGAATGTCCCGATGTAAGACTTCATGCTTTCAACCCACCCCTAATGGATGGATAGAGATAAGCATGTGGATTAATTAGTTCAAGTGTATGGCGAAACTGGACCTGACTTGTAGAATAATTGCCCTCTATAAAATGCATTGTTGAACAATgtttttgaatcttttgaaccaaaAAATGGAAACAATGTTAAAGGAGTATGTTTACCAATCGTTAGGCTAAGACCATTTCAACCACCTTGCATCTCATTTGTGTACTATAAATATGATGGAGTTGGCAGCTTTGTTGATCGTGGATACTGAAACTT
This region includes:
- the LOC137728878 gene encoding GATA transcription factor 18-like translates to MAESDHQNSMYSTGGGVTQSNQVDDQDDDVEEPIDNPNIRFEDSTAIPPNQLYLPSSEYPPPPAANGASDQLTLSFQGEVYVFDAVSPDKVQAVLLLLGGYEIPSGIPSMGPVPLNQQGMNDLPAKPIQPQRAASLSRFREKRKERCFDKKIRYTVRKEVALRMQRKKGQFTSSKASSDDGGPASSTQASGQDESMRETSCTHCGISSKSTPMMRRGPAGPRTLCNACGLKWANKGSLTGVPKVLNVGIHDPSLKGIEQSNGEVQDSDVVAMGANVAPSSANGDNPAMTVDRKL